One stretch of Pieris brassicae chromosome 8, ilPieBrab1.1, whole genome shotgun sequence DNA includes these proteins:
- the LOC123713473 gene encoding probable serine/threonine-protein kinase DDB_G0280133, with translation MTLNKQRILSELGSVVNQLQSADCGCMGKLFGTTPQMNSMNNSLPQQGGHGCGCHAAPCHGCHQYSPYCGEPYSMNSAPQRPYTCMGQCNAPKLYADTYSYLNNNLMQPIVKEVYNDLNSLSPTNTIMNNELGSKMGIMQQGLVHGYDPALNKTNGNTMNAFNPHTSQMQSMGGNTQMIPNTPSSAITPNHQYFGGMGPQIVNMINGESVNKPVQPQKGLTGPMIIDAPQSPHGIVGVTPLTAPVNANRYAQHKDQLRNNINSQQMYAANTSNSIKQTPLDQPSYGQHTQGMTKFNQIFPGVMQGLGGDLGFDPMAIAIQMNPANQQQVAMNTMQKMMNNNQNISKILEPSVTSEVHPNTIQNTGQIIPTHQNAVIPSPTTNLQKPISNNNQSDTNQQQGDTPVQNQQYIYKTHQQAQEMVDLSTVGQNLSTIPEDPSMRTNIMPPQIPQNNQQSVVLPIIKEPIFPVDTTKQKIYHNLNVKKNNEPAYFNTLGQPVEKLPANMYRPVLPSLPQTLSPQPMNVNSKYARVKPTVSKTALMGEKPTEKTPSRSQLQQIYKQFKGSQSYTKQNVTESPVDAPTHSERHLNMKQDTRMHNIIPVERVGGDSAISGQLNHIEPVRYDHIGDVPVQNKPNPIKPEKDFAGNNLKGRNGLQDMVYTSYPTSAAWTFHGDGKTDAHYPSHRGRRFHRY, from the exons ATGACTCTGAATAAACAAAGAATACTCAGCGAGTTGGGCAGCGTAGTGAATCAGTTGCAAAGTGCAGAttg TGGTTGTATGGGAAAACTGTTTGGGACAACGCCTCAAATGAACAGCATGAATAATTCATTGCCTCAACAGGGTGGTCATGGATGTGGTTGCCATGCCGCGCCTTGTCATGGGTGTCATCAATACAGCCCATATTGTGGAGAGCCCTATTCAATGAATTCTGCACCACAACGTCCATATACGTGCATGGGACAATGCAACGCTCCTAAATTATATGCTGATACGTATAGCTATTTGAACAATAATCTTATGCAACCAATAGTTAAAGAAGTGTATAATGACCTTAATTCCCTTAGCCCTACAAACACTATTATGAACAATGAATTAGGTAGCAAAATGGGTATCATGCAACAAGGTCTTGTACATGGTTACGATCCAGCTCTGAATAAAACTAATGGTAACACCATGAATGCCTTTAATCCACACACATCGCAAATGCAATCGATGGGTGGAAATACACAAATGATCCCAAATACTCCATCTTCCGCAATTACGCCTAACCATCAGTATTTTGGGGGCATGGGACCtcaaattgtaaatatgaTTAATGGAGAATCAGTAAATAAACCAGTGCAACCTCAGAAAGGGCTGACGGGGCCAATGATAATTGATGCTCCACAGTCTCCTCACGGAATAGTTGGTGTAACTCCATTGACAGCACCCGTTAATGCTAACAGGTACGCTCAACATAAAGATCAGTTGaggaataatataaattcacaGCAGATGTATGCAGCGAATACTTctaattcaataaaacaaacaccTTTGGATCAACCGTCGTATGGGCAACATACACAAGGCATgacaaaatttaatcaaatatttccaGGAGTAATGCAAGGTCTAGGCGGTGACCTAGGTTTCGATCCTATGGCTATTGCTATTCAAATGAATCCAGCAAACCAACAACAAGTAGCCATGAATACAATGCAGAAGATGATGAATAATAACCAAAATATCTCAAAGATTCTAGAACCATCTGTTACATCGGAAGTTCACCCAAACACAATTCAGAATACAGGTCAGATAATACCCACACATCAAAACGCCGTGATCCCGTCACCGACCACGAACCTTCAGAAACCAATTTCAAACAACAATCAATCAGACACAAATCAGCAACAAGGTGATACACCAGTACAAAatcaacaatatatatataaaactcatCAGCAAGCTCAAGAAATGGTTGATCTGAGTACTGTTGGTCAAAATCTATCAACAATTCCAGAAGATCCCTCTATGAGGACTAATATAATGCCACCACAAATACCACAAAATAATCAACAAAGCGTAGTACTACCTATTATTAAAGAACCAATATTTCCAGTAGacacaacaaaacaaaaaatataccacAATTTAAATGTGAAGAAGAACAATGAACCTGCGTATTTCAATACACTAGGGCAGCCCGTGGAAAAGTTACCTGCAAATATGTATCGTCCTGTATTGCCAAGTTTACCGCAAACTTTATCCCCTCAACCCATGAATGTTAATAGCAAGTATGCTAGAGTTAAGCCTACTGTGAGCAAAACTGCGCTTATGGGTGAAAAACCAACTGAAAAAACACCAAGCAGAAGTCAACTTCAGcagatatataaacaatttaaggGCTCACAATCTTACACAAAACAGAATGTGACGGAATCACCTGTAGATGCACCTACTCATTCTGAAAGGCATTTGAATATGAAGCAGGATACACGAATGCACAATATAATTCCTGTAGAAAGAGTCGGCGGCGACTCCGCTATTAGTGGACAGTTAAATCATATTGAGCCCGTGAGATACGATCACATCGGCGATGTTCCCGTACAAAATAAACCCAATCCAATAAAACCAGAAAAG gatTTTGCGGGAAATAATCTTAAGGGCAGAAATGGCTTACAGGATATGGTTTATACTTCTTATCCAACATCCGCAGCTTGGACGTTTCATGGCGACGGCAAAACTGACGCACATTATCCTAGCCACCGTGGTCGCCGCTTCCATAGATATTAA
- the LOC123713474 gene encoding sterol carrier protein 2 codes for MGKKVFVVGVGMTKFVKPSADKDYPDFGKEAVIDALADARIKYEDVQQAVCGYVFGDSTCGQRVLYQIGMTGIPIYNVNNNCSTGSNALFLAKQLIEGGISDIVLAVGFEKMTPGALSGGVYNDRTNPIDRHTLKMAEITDLTGAPITAQYFGNAGLEHMKKYGSTEVHIAKIAAKNHRHGAKNPRAQGNRVYTVEEVLKSRKIYGPLTKLACCPTSDGAGAAVLMSEDAVIRYGLQSKAVEIIGMEMATDTEAVFKENSLMKVAGADMTALAAKRLYSKTGISPMQVDVVELHDCFATNELITYEGLQLCGEGEAGKFIDAGDNTYGGRVVVNPSGGLIAKGHPLGATGLAQCSELVWQLRGEAGERQVPRARIALQHNLGIGGAVVLTMYRKGFQNAAPNQVAAICENPEEFKVFKYMKILEDAMANDEDKLIEKVRGIYGFKVKGPGGAEGYWVINAKEGKGKVSYNGKDKCDVTFTINDNDVVDLISGKLNPQKAFFQGKIKIQGNMGLAMKLTDLQRTAAGRIDAIRSKL; via the exons ATGGGTAAAAAAGTGTTCGTAGTTGGTGTCGGAATGACAAAATTTGTAAAACCTAGTGCGGATAAGGATTACCCAGATTTTGGTAAGGAGGCCGTAATTGACGCCTTGGCTGATGCTCGTATTAAATACGAGGATGTGCAGCAAGCAGTTTGCGGTTACGTTTTCGGAGATTCTACATGTGGCCAACGAGTTCTCTATCAAATTGGTATGACTGGTATTCCCATTTACAATGTGAATAATAACTGCTCCACTGGTTCTAATGCACTATTTCTAGCCAAGCAACTAATCGAAGGCGGCATTTCTGACATTGTATTGGCTGTAGGTTTTGAAAAAATGACACCTGGCGCCCTAAGCGGAGGTGTATACAATGATAGAACTAATCCAATCGATAGACACACCCTTAAAATGGCAGAAATCACAGATTTAACTGGAGCTCCTATCACTGCACAATACTTTGGAAATGCTGGCTTAGAACACATGAAGAAGTATGGCAGTACAGAAGTACATATAGCAAAAATTGCTGCTAAAAATCACCGCCATGGTGCCAAAAATCCTCGTGCTCAAGGAAACCGAGTTTACACTGTTGAAGAGGTTTTAAAATCAAGAAAGATTTATGGACCACTTACAAAACTAGCTTGTTGTCCAACCAGTGATGGTGCTGGAGCTGCAGTACTTATGTCAGAGGATGCAGTGATCCGGTATGGGTTACAAAGCAAAGCTGTTGAAATCATTGGCATGGAAATGGCCACTGATACTGAGGctgtttttaaagaaaacagtttAATGAAGGTAGCAGGAGCTGATATGACTGCACTAGCTGCAAAGCGTTTGTATTCTAAAACTGGAATTTCTCCAATGCAAGTAGATGTAGTTGAATTACATGATTGCTTTGCTACTAACGAGTTGATTACATATGAAGGGCTCCAGCTCTGTGGGGAAGGAGAGGCAGGCAAGTTTATTGATGCCGGAGATAATACTTATGGTGGACGTGTAGTTGTGAATCCAAGTGGAGGTTTGATAGCCAAGGGGCATCCTTTGGGTGCAACAGGACTTGCTCAATGTTCAGAATTAGTATGGCAACTGCGTGGAGAGGCTGGTGAGAGACAG GTGCCACGAGCCCGTATCGCACTACAACACAATTTAGGTATCGGTGGAGCCGTTGTTCTCACGATGTATCGGAAGGGATTCCAAAATGCCGCACCCAACCAGGTTGCAGCTATCTGCGAGAACCCTGAGGAGTTCAAGGTATTCAAATACATGAAGATTCTCGAAGATGCAATGGCGAATGACGAGGACAAACTAATCGAAAAAGTCCGAGGTATCTATGGCTTCAAAGTTAAGGGTCCAGGAGGGGCAGAGGGCTACTGGGTGATCAACGCCAAGGAGGGCAAGGGAAAAGTGTCATACAATGGCAAGGACAAATGTGACGTCACATTCACGatcaacgacaacgacgtcgTCGACCTAATCTCTGGAAAACTGAATCCACAGAAGGCATTTTTCCAGGGCAAAATCAAGATCCAAGGCAACATGGGCCTCGCGATGAAATTGACAGATTTGCAACGCACTGCCGCGGGAAGAATTGACGCAATTCGCTCGAAGCTGTAA